From the Sphingomonas aliaeris genome, one window contains:
- the rpsA gene encoding 30S ribosomal protein S1: MATQAHPTRDDFAAMLDEQFGGADSFEGRVVKGTVTGIENDLAVIDVGLKSEGRVPLREFAAPGQKADLKIGDEVEVYVDRVENVHGEAMLSRDRARREAAWDKLETEFAKTARVEGTIFGRVKGGFTVDLNGAVAFLPGSQVDIRPVRDVTPLMDIPQPFQILKMDRKRGNIVVSRRAILEETRAEQRSGLILSLAEGQIIDGVVKNITDYGAFVDLGGIDGLLHVTDLSYKRVGHPSEVLNIGDVVKVQIIRINKDTQRISLGMKQLESDPWDGAMAKYPIGAKLSGRVTNITEYGAFVELEPGIEGLVHVSEMSWTKKNVHPGKIVSTSQEVDVIVLEVDSEKRRISLGLKQAQANPWEAFLEAHPIGSTVEGEVKNATEFGLFIGLDNDVDGMVHMSDIAWGVSGEDALNLHRKGETVQAIVLDIDAEKERISLGMKQLERGAPAAGGVAAGGTAAAGSGLNKNQVVTVTVLEVRDAGLEVQVGDDGATGFIKRTDLGRDRDEQRPERFQVGQKFDAMVTGFDRSKKPTFSIKAMQISEEKQAVAQYGSSDSGASLGDILGAALKAQSEDKK; this comes from the coding sequence ATGGCCACTCAGGCACATCCCACCCGTGACGATTTCGCAGCCATGCTCGACGAGCAGTTCGGCGGCGCCGACAGCTTCGAAGGCCGCGTCGTCAAGGGCACCGTTACCGGAATTGAAAACGACCTCGCCGTCATCGACGTCGGCCTGAAGTCGGAAGGCCGCGTGCCGCTTCGCGAATTCGCAGCGCCGGGCCAGAAGGCCGATCTGAAGATCGGTGACGAAGTCGAAGTCTATGTCGATCGCGTCGAGAACGTTCATGGCGAAGCGATGCTGTCGCGCGATCGCGCACGCCGCGAAGCCGCATGGGACAAGCTGGAAACCGAATTCGCTAAGACGGCGCGTGTCGAAGGCACGATCTTCGGTCGCGTGAAGGGTGGCTTCACCGTCGACCTGAACGGCGCCGTGGCGTTCCTGCCCGGTTCGCAGGTCGATATCCGCCCGGTCCGCGACGTGACCCCGCTGATGGACATCCCGCAGCCGTTCCAGATCCTGAAGATGGACCGCAAGCGCGGCAACATCGTCGTTTCGCGCCGTGCGATCCTCGAAGAGACGCGCGCAGAACAGCGTTCGGGCCTCATCCTGTCGCTGGCGGAAGGCCAGATCATCGACGGCGTGGTCAAGAACATCACCGATTACGGTGCGTTCGTGGACCTCGGCGGCATCGACGGCCTGCTGCACGTCACCGATCTCAGCTACAAGCGCGTCGGTCACCCGAGCGAAGTGCTGAACATCGGCGACGTCGTGAAGGTGCAGATCATACGCATCAACAAGGACACGCAGCGCATCAGCCTCGGCATGAAGCAGCTGGAGAGCGATCCGTGGGATGGCGCGATGGCGAAGTATCCGATCGGCGCGAAGCTGTCGGGCCGCGTCACGAACATCACCGAATATGGTGCGTTCGTCGAACTGGAGCCGGGCATCGAAGGCCTCGTCCACGTGTCGGAAATGAGCTGGACCAAGAAGAACGTCCATCCGGGCAAGATCGTCAGCACTTCGCAGGAAGTCGACGTCATCGTGCTCGAGGTCGATTCGGAAAAGCGTCGCATCTCGCTCGGCCTCAAGCAGGCTCAGGCCAATCCTTGGGAAGCCTTCCTGGAAGCGCATCCGATCGGTTCGACCGTCGAAGGCGAAGTCAAGAACGCGACCGAATTCGGTCTGTTCATCGGCCTCGACAACGATGTCGACGGCATGGTCCACATGTCCGACATCGCCTGGGGCGTTTCGGGCGAGGACGCGCTCAACCTGCATCGCAAGGGTGAGACGGTTCAGGCCATCGTGCTCGATATAGACGCCGAGAAGGAGCGCATCTCGCTCGGCATGAAGCAGCTTGAGCGTGGCGCACCGGCAGCCGGCGGCGTTGCCGCAGGCGGCACGGCAGCGGCGGGTTCGGGTCTCAACAAGAACCAGGTCGTCACGGTCACCGTGCTCGAAGTTCGCGACGCAGGTCTCGAAGTTCAGGTCGGCGACGATGGCGCTACCGGCTTCATCAAGCGTACCGATCTCGGCCGCGACCGCGACGAGCAGCGTCCGGAGCGTTTCCAGGTCGGTCAGAAGTTCGACGCGATGGTCACCGGTTTCGATCGGTCCAAGAAGCCGACCTTCTCGATCAAGGCGATGCAGATCTCGGAAGAGAAGCAGGCCGTTGCGCAGTATGGTTCATCCGATTCGGGCGCGTCGCTGGGCGACATCCTCGGTGCCGCGTTGAAGGCACAGAGCGAAGACAAGAAGTAA
- a CDS encoding integration host factor subunit beta produces the protein MIRSELVDTLAQDNPDLSVRDIEAIVGTFFDEITKRLAQDGRVELRGFGAFSTRARDARTGRNPRTGETVDVEAKRVPYFKPGKEMRARLNV, from the coding sequence ATGATCCGGTCCGAACTCGTAGATACGCTTGCACAAGACAATCCCGATCTTTCCGTCCGTGATATCGAAGCGATCGTGGGGACGTTCTTCGACGAAATCACCAAGCGCTTGGCGCAGGACGGCCGCGTCGAATTGCGCGGCTTTGGCGCATTTTCCACCCGGGCCCGTGATGCCCGCACCGGCCGCAACCCGCGCACCGGCGAAACCGTCGATGTCGAGGCGAAGCGCGTACCGTATTTCAAGCCCGGCAAGGAAATGCGCGCGCGCCTGAACGTCTAA
- a CDS encoding ABC transporter substrate-binding protein: MTIRLNPRVTAPLIAALLLTTACDKRRDAGRVVVSAIGGDLVIGDPSRTPLGHAARLMMDATAQGLVRFDASGQIEPGIAERWIVIDDGMSYIFRLRDAEWSNGEPVTAAEVVAVLRRQIAPRSRNPLAPYLSAIDEIVEMTPEVIEVRLKRPRPDLLKLFAQPELAVFRARPVVGSGPMRVLRATRDEALLRPAVDPARSPDDVADPIPEDDVRLIGERAARAIARFAAGQSDLVTGGTFADWPLLATTTIAPVNRKLDPAAGLFGLVVTNRTGFLADAKARAAISAALDRQSIVSAFLPEWTPVSQILPEQLDSGAGPIIPDWFAPRPEERLQAVRALVGAWRSVHPGPLTLRLAVPAGPGSTMLYGLVGASLATMGIRLQRVGMDDPADLRLIDAVAPYDSARWYLATACAPCGEEATAAIEAARDAPDMASRGQRLAEADFALAADAAFIPIARPLRWSLVAIRLRQWEPNTRGWHPLNHLRAVPN; the protein is encoded by the coding sequence ATGACGATCCGCCTCAACCCGCGCGTGACCGCCCCGCTTATCGCCGCGCTGCTGCTGACGACAGCCTGCGACAAGCGCCGCGATGCCGGCCGCGTCGTCGTCAGCGCAATCGGCGGCGATCTCGTCATCGGCGATCCGTCCCGCACGCCGCTCGGCCACGCCGCGCGCCTGATGATGGACGCAACGGCACAAGGCTTGGTCCGCTTCGACGCTTCCGGTCAGATCGAGCCGGGCATCGCGGAACGCTGGATCGTCATCGACGACGGCATGAGCTATATCTTTCGCCTGCGCGATGCGGAATGGAGCAACGGCGAGCCTGTCACCGCTGCCGAGGTCGTTGCCGTCCTTCGCCGCCAGATCGCGCCGCGCTCCCGTAACCCCCTCGCCCCTTATCTCAGCGCGATCGACGAAATCGTCGAGATGACCCCAGAAGTGATCGAGGTCCGCCTGAAGCGGCCACGCCCCGATCTTTTGAAGCTGTTCGCCCAGCCGGAATTGGCCGTGTTCCGCGCCAGACCGGTCGTCGGCAGCGGGCCGATGCGCGTCCTGCGGGCGACGCGGGACGAAGCGCTCCTGCGACCCGCCGTCGATCCAGCGCGGTCGCCCGACGATGTCGCCGACCCCATTCCGGAAGACGATGTTCGCTTGATCGGGGAGCGAGCGGCGCGCGCCATCGCCCGGTTCGCGGCGGGGCAGTCCGATCTCGTCACCGGAGGGACCTTCGCCGACTGGCCGCTCCTTGCCACCACGACCATCGCGCCGGTCAATCGCAAGCTGGATCCGGCGGCCGGGCTGTTCGGGCTGGTCGTCACGAACCGCACGGGGTTTCTTGCGGATGCCAAGGCGCGCGCCGCGATTTCGGCGGCGCTCGACCGGCAGTCGATCGTCTCCGCGTTTCTTCCTGAATGGACGCCGGTATCGCAGATCTTGCCCGAGCAGCTCGATTCCGGCGCGGGTCCGATCATCCCCGACTGGTTCGCACCCAGGCCCGAGGAGCGATTGCAGGCCGTCCGCGCGTTGGTCGGCGCTTGGCGATCGGTGCATCCGGGGCCGTTAACGCTGCGGCTTGCGGTGCCGGCCGGTCCCGGGTCGACGATGCTATATGGCCTGGTCGGCGCAAGCCTCGCGACGATGGGCATTCGGCTGCAGCGGGTCGGGATGGATGATCCCGCCGACCTGCGATTGATTGATGCCGTCGCCCCCTATGACAGCGCCCGGTGGTATCTTGCGACCGCTTGTGCGCCCTGCGGAGAGGAAGCCACGGCGGCGATCGAGGCGGCGCGCGATGCCCCCGACATGGCGTCGCGAGGGCAACGTCTGGCCGAGGCGGATTTCGCGCTGGCGGCCGATGCGGCATTCATTCCGATCGCCCGGCCGCTACGTTGGTCGTTGGTCGCTATTCGGTTGCGGCAGTGGGAGCCGAACACACGCGGGTGGCACCCGTTGAATCATCTGCGTGCCGTACCCAATTGA